A single region of the Sphingobium sp. TKS genome encodes:
- a CDS encoding zincin-like metallopeptidase domain-containing protein, giving the protein MVFTFQPPFFAGLSGYVAEIGAGLCCADLGLPNVLHDSHASYVAHWLGILRGDKTAIIHAAAKAEQAFAYLKSFGAASKAQPAADRMHVHRGHPHAEVQYFRPVSQSTVATTASAVNRPDASSFAAAQTFAAAE; this is encoded by the coding sequence ATGGTTTTCACCTTCCAACCGCCATTTTTCGCTGGACTGTCAGGATATGTCGCCGAGATCGGGGCGGGGCTCTGCTGTGCTGACCTTGGTCTGCCCAACGTCCTCCATGACAGTCATGCGAGCTATGTGGCGCATTGGCTCGGTATCCTCCGCGGCGACAAGACCGCGATCATCCACGCTGCCGCCAAGGCTGAACAGGCTTTCGCGTATCTCAAAAGCTTCGGCGCGGCGAGCAAGGCGCAGCCGGCAGCCGACCGGATGCACGTCCATCGGGGCCACCCCCACGCCGAGGTTCAGTATTTCAGGCCGGTATCACAAAGCACCGTTGCCACGACGGCATCAGCCGTCAACCGCCCCGATGCCAGCAGCTTTGCCGCGGCGCAGACGTTCGCAGCGGCAGAATAG
- a CDS encoding arginase family protein, which translates to MTSTTLRLNMPQWQGGDEPAYSFGSELLRWLAPPHDGPEETVAVPEPDGSSPPVSRGIKWCAALLSQARAAREAIERHAPDRIVTLGGDCLVDLAPMAYLSRRYGEKLGVLWLDAHPDVMSAAEFSHAHAHVLALLLGRGDEAFTAEVPRKLDARRVMIAGMQGWNADEDLILKELGIRHIPPAVLADSSRPILDWIETEGITHLAVHFDLDVLDPAHFSPLLFNRPGMPEGAFDGIEQGRMQLDQVVRLLKEIGAAVDMVGLAIAEHLPWDMLRLRNSLAELPIMKS; encoded by the coding sequence GTGACCTCCACGACGCTCCGTTTGAACATGCCGCAATGGCAGGGTGGCGATGAACCCGCCTATAGCTTTGGTTCCGAATTGTTGCGCTGGCTTGCCCCGCCGCATGACGGCCCCGAGGAAACCGTGGCGGTTCCGGAACCGGACGGAAGCTCCCCGCCGGTTAGCCGTGGCATCAAGTGGTGCGCCGCCCTCTTGTCTCAAGCAAGAGCGGCGCGCGAAGCCATCGAGCGGCATGCGCCCGATCGGATCGTGACGCTTGGCGGCGACTGCCTGGTCGATCTTGCGCCGATGGCGTATCTAAGCCGCAGATATGGTGAAAAGCTGGGCGTTCTCTGGCTCGATGCCCATCCCGACGTGATGAGCGCTGCCGAGTTTTCGCACGCCCATGCCCATGTGCTTGCCCTGCTGCTTGGCCGGGGCGACGAGGCTTTCACGGCAGAAGTGCCCCGCAAGCTGGACGCCCGGCGTGTGATGATCGCCGGCATGCAGGGATGGAACGCGGATGAAGACCTGATCCTGAAGGAACTGGGCATCCGGCATATCCCGCCAGCCGTCCTTGCTGACAGCAGCCGGCCGATCCTCGACTGGATCGAGACCGAGGGAATCACGCATCTTGCGGTACATTTCGACCTCGATGTCCTCGATCCGGCTCATTTTTCTCCGCTGCTGTTCAACAGGCCGGGCATGCCGGAGGGGGCCTTCGATGGAATAGAGCAAGGCCGTATGCAGCTGGACCAGGTGGTGCGCCTGTTGAAAGAGATCGGCGCGGCAGTGGATATGGTTGGCCTTGCCATCGCCGAACATCTGCCATGGGACATGCTGCGCCTGAGAAACAGCCTTGCCGAGTTACCCATCATGAAATCATGA
- a CDS encoding ParB/RepB/Spo0J family partition protein, translated as MTTTVKLSKLTLSPINVRRRPDDLLEIPQMAADLEARGVLQNLLVTPVKKPRGTFEVFDGGRRLRGLLMLAERGTIDPETYDVPVKVLVGDEATLSETSTAANFHQLKMTPAEECRAFQYFIGLNNDIDGVAKRFGLTRRFVEGRLRLATLAEPIFEALSEGTITLDVAKAYASTENQEKQLLVWNSYGTSYANADTIRRVIANETMKSTDPVAILVGEDRYAEAGGKIDRDLFSDSGDKWVNPEIAQRLAADIMEAEAKRIGEELGLAWIRPIASNYTHSAATGLYRVILPQPDFTEAQLARLDAIAQRQEAIAEEMDDETIDEDAYKALDQEYDALSEEEHALHNIPPVLPDEIKPLVGAFLKLTPRGEMVLDTEYYSEEPVSIGGADENGEDDHGDGAGGGGSTGPGGSYTPPAPPPEAIAPGGKPLSARLYDELAMQRRDVLAATLLSHPALALDYALFVMIDDRASTFSAYGSTIRARSPQDPVSGDQPTTRARGYLAEAHDGLDASWLEHKSEVDRFEAFRALDDDSKAAWLAYIVAMSLEAKASYRAEQCPLHNRLATIMDVDVASWWRPTSENFFDRISKGSILTLLADVGGAALTARHATMKKSEISESCAKLFAGEAIVEPEVRDAALAWVPDAMRFLDKTEADDLEPAEGDPEEQAIVEPEDAEEVGVAGVDETVSGACEIEAESPDQDALAA; from the coding sequence ATGACCACGACCGTTAAGCTCTCGAAGCTTACGCTTTCTCCCATCAATGTCCGCAGGCGGCCCGACGACCTGCTGGAAATACCGCAGATGGCCGCCGATCTCGAAGCTCGCGGCGTACTCCAGAACCTGCTCGTCACGCCTGTGAAAAAGCCGCGCGGCACTTTCGAGGTCTTCGATGGCGGTCGCCGCCTGCGCGGTCTGCTCATGCTCGCCGAGCGCGGCACCATCGACCCTGAAACCTACGATGTTCCCGTCAAGGTTCTCGTCGGCGACGAGGCGACCCTGTCCGAGACCTCGACCGCGGCCAACTTCCATCAGCTCAAGATGACGCCTGCCGAGGAATGCCGCGCGTTCCAGTATTTCATCGGTCTCAATAATGATATCGACGGTGTCGCCAAGCGCTTCGGCCTCACCCGTCGGTTCGTCGAGGGCCGCCTGCGGCTCGCGACCCTGGCCGAGCCCATCTTCGAGGCGCTGAGCGAAGGCACCATCACGCTGGACGTCGCCAAGGCCTATGCCTCGACCGAAAACCAGGAGAAGCAGCTTCTCGTCTGGAACAGCTACGGCACCAGCTATGCCAATGCCGACACTATCCGCCGCGTCATCGCCAACGAAACGATGAAGTCGACCGATCCGGTCGCGATCCTGGTCGGCGAGGACCGCTATGCCGAGGCTGGCGGCAAGATCGACCGCGACCTTTTCAGCGACAGCGGCGACAAGTGGGTGAACCCCGAGATCGCGCAGCGGCTCGCCGCGGACATCATGGAAGCGGAAGCCAAGCGGATCGGCGAGGAACTCGGTCTCGCCTGGATCCGGCCGATTGCGTCGAACTACACGCATAGCGCGGCGACCGGCCTCTACCGGGTGATCCTGCCGCAGCCTGATTTCACCGAGGCGCAGCTGGCCCGCCTCGATGCGATTGCACAGCGGCAGGAAGCCATCGCCGAGGAGATGGATGACGAGACCATCGATGAGGATGCCTACAAGGCGCTCGACCAGGAATATGATGCCCTGTCCGAGGAAGAACACGCGCTCCACAACATCCCGCCGGTGCTGCCTGACGAGATCAAGCCGCTCGTCGGCGCGTTTCTCAAGCTGACGCCCAGAGGCGAGATGGTCCTCGACACCGAATATTATAGCGAGGAACCGGTCAGCATCGGCGGCGCTGATGAAAACGGCGAGGACGACCACGGCGATGGTGCCGGCGGTGGCGGTTCGACCGGCCCGGGCGGCAGCTACACGCCGCCTGCTCCGCCGCCCGAAGCGATCGCCCCGGGCGGCAAGCCGCTCAGCGCCCGGCTCTACGATGAGCTGGCGATGCAGCGGCGCGACGTGCTCGCAGCGACCCTGCTCAGCCATCCGGCCCTGGCGCTCGACTATGCGCTCTTCGTCATGATTGACGATCGCGCCAGCACGTTCAGCGCCTATGGCTCGACCATTCGCGCTCGCTCGCCGCAGGATCCGGTGAGTGGCGACCAGCCGACGACCCGCGCGCGGGGCTATCTCGCCGAAGCCCATGACGGGCTCGATGCGAGTTGGCTGGAGCACAAGTCCGAGGTCGACCGGTTCGAGGCGTTCCGGGCGCTCGACGACGACAGCAAGGCGGCCTGGCTCGCCTACATCGTGGCGATGTCGCTCGAAGCGAAGGCGAGCTACCGCGCCGAGCAGTGTCCGCTCCACAACCGGTTGGCGACGATCATGGATGTCGATGTCGCAAGCTGGTGGCGGCCGACATCCGAGAACTTCTTCGACCGCATCAGCAAGGGCTCGATCCTGACGCTGCTCGCCGATGTCGGCGGCGCGGCGCTGACCGCGCGCCACGCGACGATGAAGAAGTCGGAGATCTCGGAATCGTGCGCGAAGCTCTTCGCGGGCGAAGCGATCGTCGAGCCCGAGGTCCGGGACGCGGCGCTTGCCTGGGTGCCCGACGCCATGCGCTTCCTCGACAAGACCGAGGCGGACGATCTCGAACCCGCCGAAGGCGATCCTGAAGAGCAGGCGATCGTCGAGCCCGAGGATGCCGAAGAGGTTGGCGTGGCTGGCGTCGACGAGACAGTGTCCGGTGCCTGCGAAATCGAAGCGGAATCGCCCGATCAGGACGCTCTCGCGGCCTGA
- a CDS encoding integrase: MTIPAHAQEPAFDDRPVLASAPLKEGHAREELSRVGDPSWDLGLAVFRENARRCHVTVHFDVLEHADVQAAMRAYLYARLNVDLPGYRPKLPPASIRQAFNRARRFFAFARERLGRLDVSRIDQALVDAYARHLRADPARRPVIVGHLLEVVPDLYHYRDHLAGGGLAFEPWAGQAPARVAGYRHVRENRTPRFPEEVIAALLAWSLRYVTVFADDILAARRELDRLEARRDRLVAADSGLPDADRRQRRRTRLKAYFGRRRSEGRGAPIWGTAHNGKLRVDPNTGAVTPPINAHLLHLHAGIDVQAEPGAHLLLTGGEARLIDAVAAELGVEVGGMDTPISIDPESGRPWRERFDAKTLAHEERMLQAAAYIVCAYLTGMRDCEVQAMRRGCLSIARSEDGLIERHRIRSTIYKRRAAVGEAASWVTIEPVADAITVLERLSAGPARASGSDTLWPVLRASAVSKTHLSSEVVRQLNTFRDHLNTAFGSPDMPVIPPGPDGKPWRITTRQFRRTIAWHIANRPFGTIAGMIQYKHASVAAFEGYAGTSASGFRAEVEAQRRLGQTDDLLDYFDRRQSGASLGGPAGPRIGRTLDDAAVQLGPLPAMIADRARLRVMLASVARTFHVGPLADCFFDPATALCLKRVTTPDPAQPLTALCEPTRCPNACITARHRPAWERAAADARAHLRERRISDLQRQALQRELDRLTAVIAGIDPPAP, translated from the coding sequence ATGACCATACCCGCCCATGCCCAAGAGCCTGCCTTCGACGATCGCCCCGTGCTGGCGAGCGCGCCGCTCAAGGAGGGCCACGCCCGCGAGGAGCTGTCTCGCGTCGGCGACCCGAGCTGGGATCTCGGTCTCGCCGTATTCCGCGAGAACGCCCGGCGCTGCCACGTCACCGTGCATTTCGACGTGCTCGAACATGCCGATGTGCAGGCGGCGATGCGCGCCTATCTCTACGCCCGTCTCAACGTCGATCTTCCCGGCTACCGCCCGAAGCTGCCGCCGGCGAGCATTCGCCAGGCATTCAACCGTGCCCGCCGGTTCTTCGCCTTCGCCCGTGAGCGGCTCGGACGGCTCGACGTTTCCCGTATCGATCAGGCATTGGTCGATGCCTATGCCCGGCACCTTCGTGCCGATCCGGCCCGGCGACCCGTCATCGTCGGCCACCTCCTCGAAGTGGTCCCCGATCTCTATCACTATCGTGACCACCTCGCTGGCGGAGGCCTTGCATTCGAGCCCTGGGCCGGACAGGCGCCCGCCCGCGTCGCGGGCTACCGGCATGTCCGGGAGAACCGCACGCCGCGGTTCCCGGAAGAGGTCATCGCCGCGCTGCTCGCATGGTCGTTGCGCTACGTCACCGTCTTCGCTGACGACATTCTCGCAGCCCGTCGCGAGCTTGATCGGCTCGAAGCGCGCCGGGATCGTCTCGTCGCCGCCGACTCCGGCCTCCCGGACGCTGATCGCCGGCAACGTCGCCGCACCCGCCTGAAGGCCTATTTCGGTCGCCGACGCAGCGAGGGGCGCGGCGCACCGATCTGGGGCACCGCTCATAACGGCAAGCTGCGCGTCGACCCCAACACCGGCGCCGTGACCCCACCGATCAACGCCCATCTCCTGCATCTCCATGCCGGGATCGACGTGCAGGCCGAGCCAGGCGCGCATCTCCTGCTGACCGGCGGTGAAGCGAGGTTGATCGACGCAGTGGCGGCCGAGCTGGGGGTAGAGGTCGGCGGCATGGACACGCCGATCTCGATCGATCCCGAGAGCGGTCGGCCATGGCGCGAGCGCTTCGACGCGAAGACTCTCGCACACGAGGAACGGATGCTCCAGGCCGCCGCCTATATCGTGTGCGCCTACCTGACCGGCATGCGCGACTGCGAGGTGCAGGCGATGCGGCGCGGGTGTCTCTCTATCGCGCGCAGTGAGGACGGCCTGATCGAGCGGCATCGCATCCGATCGACCATCTACAAGCGCCGGGCGGCCGTGGGCGAGGCGGCGAGCTGGGTGACGATCGAGCCGGTCGCCGATGCGATCACGGTGCTCGAACGCCTGTCGGCAGGACCGGCGCGCGCCAGCGGCAGCGATACGCTCTGGCCGGTGCTGCGCGCGAGCGCCGTCTCCAAAACGCATCTGTCGAGCGAGGTGGTCCGTCAGCTCAACACCTTCCGCGATCACCTCAACACCGCCTTCGGCAGCCCCGATATGCCGGTCATCCCGCCCGGTCCCGATGGCAAGCCGTGGCGCATCACGACGCGGCAGTTCCGGCGCACGATCGCGTGGCACATCGCCAACCGTCCGTTCGGCACCATCGCCGGCATGATCCAGTACAAGCACGCCTCGGTCGCCGCGTTCGAAGGCTATGCCGGGACCAGCGCATCGGGGTTTCGCGCCGAGGTCGAGGCGCAGCGCCGGCTCGGTCAGACTGATGACCTGCTGGACTATTTCGACCGGCGTCAGAGCGGCGCATCGCTTGGCGGGCCGGCGGGACCGCGTATCGGGCGGACGCTCGACGATGCCGCCGTTCAACTCGGGCCATTGCCCGCCATGATCGCCGATCGCGCCCGCCTGCGCGTCATGCTCGCCAGCGTCGCGCGCACCTTCCATGTCGGTCCGCTCGCGGATTGCTTCTTCGATCCTGCAACCGCGCTCTGCCTCAAGCGCGTGACAACCCCCGATCCCGCGCAGCCACTCACCGCCCTGTGCGAGCCGACCCGCTGTCCCAACGCCTGCATCACCGCCCGGCACAGGCCGGCCTGGGAACGCGCGGCGGCCGATGCCAGGGCGCATCTACGCGAACGGCGCATCTCCGATCTCCAGCGTCAAGCTCTCCAGCGCGAGCTCGATCGCCTGACCGCGGTGATTGCCGGGATCGATCCTCCCGCGCCGTAG
- a CDS encoding tyrosine-type recombinase/integrase, translated as MSIITVCERREAKGLDAHVPLILRDDALYDPDLDRFFLDLPLSGVRSRHSLRAYAYDVAVWLRFLDACGKTVWAATRDDVDAYHRERRRDEADHRITAASWNRAVASLDRLYRWGEQQGLIADAPFSRRAVWRPAQGGRRGMIAARNDAYERVARRSDVRFVTMDDYHIFREVGLRGLAPDGTERPGARDRNGLRNALFADLLVTTGLRLEEASGLLADELAAIDHDHDQAQQLWLRLPPPLTKGDRGRSVLVPRRLLRQIAAYVAVERAAGVTKFAARDGAAKLERPIPVTRAGLDRMRDVCTPEERCRLILCDEDGPPHEPAALWLTEVGQPVRPNSWEVIFTRACKRCEENGFPLSISPHQLRHTFAVHMLALLIQQRLREAALPAGPVESYRLILGDPLQQVQRLLGHASLTTTYIYLDHIATRADTVDAAVEELLALLPGPQGA; from the coding sequence GTGTCGATCATTACTGTTTGCGAGCGCCGCGAGGCCAAGGGCCTTGATGCGCATGTGCCGCTGATCCTGCGGGACGATGCGCTCTATGATCCCGATCTGGATCGCTTCTTTCTCGACCTGCCGCTGTCGGGGGTCCGCTCGCGGCACTCGCTTCGCGCCTACGCCTATGATGTTGCGGTCTGGCTTCGCTTTCTCGATGCCTGCGGCAAGACCGTGTGGGCTGCGACCCGCGACGATGTCGATGCCTATCATCGTGAGCGACGCCGCGACGAGGCCGATCACCGGATCACGGCGGCAAGCTGGAACCGGGCTGTCGCCAGCCTCGATCGCCTCTACCGCTGGGGCGAGCAGCAAGGGCTGATCGCCGACGCGCCGTTCAGCCGCCGCGCCGTGTGGCGACCGGCGCAAGGTGGCCGTCGTGGCATGATCGCGGCGCGCAACGACGCCTATGAACGTGTCGCCAGGCGGTCGGATGTGCGGTTCGTCACGATGGACGACTACCACATTTTCCGCGAGGTCGGCCTGCGCGGCCTCGCCCCGGACGGCACCGAGCGCCCCGGCGCTCGCGATCGCAACGGGCTGCGCAACGCGCTGTTCGCCGACCTTCTCGTCACCACTGGCCTGCGTCTTGAAGAGGCGTCGGGCCTGCTCGCCGATGAGCTTGCGGCCATCGATCACGACCACGATCAGGCTCAGCAGCTTTGGCTGCGCCTGCCGCCGCCGCTCACCAAGGGCGACCGGGGACGCAGTGTGCTGGTCCCGCGTCGGCTGCTGCGTCAGATCGCCGCCTATGTCGCCGTCGAACGCGCCGCAGGCGTGACCAAGTTCGCCGCGCGCGACGGCGCGGCCAAGCTCGAACGACCGATCCCTGTCACCCGCGCCGGTCTCGACCGCATGCGCGATGTCTGCACCCCAGAGGAACGATGCCGCCTGATCCTGTGCGACGAGGATGGACCGCCCCACGAGCCGGCGGCGCTATGGCTGACCGAGGTAGGGCAGCCTGTTCGCCCCAACTCGTGGGAGGTGATCTTCACCCGTGCCTGCAAGCGGTGCGAGGAGAACGGTTTCCCGCTGTCGATCAGTCCCCACCAGCTTCGTCACACCTTCGCAGTCCATATGCTCGCCTTGCTGATCCAGCAGCGGCTGCGCGAAGCGGCATTGCCGGCGGGGCCGGTGGAGAGCTACCGGCTGATCCTGGGCGACCCGCTGCAACAGGTGCAACGTCTGCTCGGCCACGCGAGCCTCACCACCACCTATATCTACCTCGATCATATCGCGACGCGCGCCGATACAGTGGACGCGGCCGTCGAGGAGCTGCTCGCGCTGCTGCCGGGACCGCAGGGCGCATGA
- a CDS encoding reverse transcriptase domain-containing protein: MLPETVKGRLEAIPALVASGKRVNGLYRLMGSRLLWEEGLQKIGSNKGAMTPGIDGETFADFGPEDLDPIIASVTAGTYDPKPVRRVFIPKGKGKRRPLGIPTRDDRLVQEVARQLLERIYEPVFSNASHGFRPGRSCHTALEHVKAVWTGVKWLVDVDVAGFFENIDHDILLRLLRKRIDDEKFIGLIGSMLKAGVMEDRVHTRTYSGTPQGGIVSPILANIYLHELDMFMAERIAAFERGKVRATNPEYGRLAGRIQKQRKRVTMLRAKDNVDEVKVAASLAKIQTLLPQKRSIPSRDAMDPGYRRLRYCRYADDFMIGVIGSKEDARSVFAEVRAFLTEALALTVSEEKSGIRKASDGAAFLGYEVRTYTTRQRVVRSRQGSVSFLRRPPSEVMQLHVPWEKVHAFASAKGYGDLSVLKPRHRSLLLSCSDVEIVLAYNAELRGFANYYALAKDVSFKLNRLEFLQRWSLFKTLASKHKTNVRAVLARMRTGQEFTIGYDVDGQPRSVKVWKLAHLKRDPATSSRIDIQPWTQVFTHSRTDWVDRQNAKQCEACGRSDVPCQVHHIRGMADVSHRGFVVRMKVARARRTVVLCEQCHWDTHRGRLPDLRQSDGSSQWRAACGESCTCGSAGGSGLTP, from the coding sequence ATGCTGCCAGAAACTGTGAAAGGCCGGTTGGAGGCCATTCCGGCGCTCGTTGCGTCGGGCAAAAGGGTGAATGGACTCTATCGTCTGATGGGGTCTCGCCTCCTTTGGGAGGAGGGGCTCCAGAAGATCGGATCCAACAAGGGTGCGATGACGCCGGGTATTGACGGCGAGACCTTCGCGGACTTCGGACCGGAAGACCTCGACCCGATTATCGCCAGCGTGACGGCAGGGACCTATGATCCCAAACCAGTGCGTCGGGTGTTTATCCCGAAAGGCAAGGGCAAACGGCGTCCGCTGGGCATTCCCACGCGCGACGACCGCCTCGTTCAGGAAGTGGCGCGGCAACTGCTCGAACGGATCTATGAACCGGTGTTCTCGAACGCCTCCCATGGATTCCGGCCGGGCCGGTCGTGTCATACGGCGCTTGAACACGTCAAAGCCGTATGGACGGGGGTGAAATGGCTCGTAGATGTGGATGTCGCGGGGTTCTTCGAGAACATCGACCACGACATCCTCCTGCGGCTGTTGCGGAAAAGGATCGATGACGAGAAATTCATCGGCTTGATCGGCAGCATGCTTAAGGCGGGTGTTATGGAAGACCGGGTTCACACCCGGACCTACAGCGGCACTCCGCAGGGCGGTATCGTCTCTCCAATCTTGGCCAACATCTACCTCCATGAACTCGATATGTTCATGGCGGAACGGATCGCGGCTTTCGAGAGGGGGAAGGTCCGTGCCACGAACCCGGAATATGGGCGACTGGCTGGGCGCATCCAGAAACAACGGAAGCGCGTCACCATGCTGCGGGCCAAAGACAATGTCGACGAGGTGAAGGTTGCGGCCTCCTTGGCCAAAATCCAAACCTTACTGCCGCAAAAGCGGTCCATCCCGTCGAGAGACGCGATGGACCCCGGTTATCGCCGACTTCGTTACTGTCGCTACGCGGACGACTTCATGATTGGGGTTATCGGTAGCAAGGAGGATGCACGAAGCGTGTTCGCCGAAGTCAGGGCATTCCTGACCGAGGCGCTGGCGCTCACGGTGTCCGAGGAGAAAAGCGGTATCCGCAAGGCGAGCGATGGAGCCGCCTTCCTTGGATATGAGGTCCGCACATATACGACACGCCAACGGGTTGTCCGGAGCCGACAAGGTTCCGTCAGCTTCCTTCGTAGGCCGCCGTCGGAAGTGATGCAGCTGCATGTCCCTTGGGAGAAGGTCCACGCGTTCGCTTCTGCAAAAGGTTATGGTGATCTGTCGGTGTTGAAGCCGCGTCATCGTAGCCTGCTGCTCAGCTGCAGCGACGTTGAGATCGTCCTAGCTTACAACGCCGAATTGCGGGGTTTTGCGAACTACTATGCTCTCGCCAAGGATGTGAGCTTCAAGCTGAACAGGCTTGAGTTTCTCCAGCGGTGGAGCTTGTTCAAGACCTTGGCCAGCAAGCACAAAACCAATGTGCGAGCGGTCTTGGCCCGCATGAGGACGGGGCAGGAATTCACCATCGGCTACGACGTCGATGGCCAGCCCCGATCGGTCAAAGTCTGGAAACTGGCTCATCTGAAACGTGATCCGGCCACCTCGTCCAGGATTGATATCCAGCCTTGGACGCAGGTGTTCACCCACTCACGTACGGACTGGGTTGATCGTCAGAATGCCAAGCAATGCGAGGCTTGCGGTCGATCCGATGTTCCGTGTCAGGTGCACCATATCCGGGGGATGGCCGATGTTTCGCACCGCGGTTTTGTCGTGAGAATGAAGGTGGCACGCGCCCGCAGGACGGTGGTCCTGTGCGAGCAATGCCACTGGGATACTCACAGAGGCCGCCTGCCCGATCTACGGCAAAGTGATGGTTCGTCACAGTGGAGAGCCGCATGCGGTGAAAGCTGCACGTGCGGTTCGGCGGGGGGATCAGGGCTGACTCCATGA
- a CDS encoding ArdC family protein: MSASPRSDVYARVTQAIVDAIEAGTGTWRMPWHHSGADVTRPTNVASGKPYRGINTVSLWAAAYGSGYASGVWGTYRQWQALGAQVRKGEHASLGVLWKEFRAKGDEASDDDGDHRRLFAKAFSLFNADQIDGYAPEPGPVLPESERLAAAEAFIAALGIDTVYGSASAYYHIAEDRIHMPDFSAFHDAHGFYATHIHEAAHASGAAHRLDRDFSTKWTKHALAMEEATAELTASFLLADLGIAHEPRPDHAAYIASWLQLLKDEPRAIFTAASKAQAAADWMHTRQP; this comes from the coding sequence ATGTCAGCCTCACCACGCTCAGACGTCTACGCTCGCGTCACGCAAGCGATCGTCGACGCCATCGAAGCCGGCACCGGCACCTGGCGCATGCCGTGGCATCATTCCGGCGCCGACGTCACCCGCCCGACCAACGTCGCCAGCGGCAAGCCGTATCGCGGCATAAATACGGTCTCGCTCTGGGCGGCCGCCTATGGCAGCGGCTATGCGAGCGGGGTCTGGGGCACCTATCGCCAGTGGCAGGCGCTCGGCGCGCAGGTCCGCAAGGGCGAGCACGCCAGCCTCGGCGTCCTCTGGAAGGAGTTTCGCGCGAAGGGTGACGAAGCCAGCGACGATGATGGCGACCACCGACGGCTTTTCGCCAAGGCGTTCAGCCTGTTCAACGCCGATCAGATCGATGGCTATGCGCCCGAACCGGGGCCGGTCCTGCCCGAGAGCGAACGCCTCGCCGCCGCCGAAGCCTTCATCGCCGCGCTCGGCATCGATACCGTCTACGGCTCGGCCAGCGCCTATTATCACATCGCCGAAGACCGCATCCACATGCCGGATTTCAGCGCCTTCCACGACGCCCACGGCTTCTACGCCACCCATATTCACGAGGCAGCTCATGCCAGTGGCGCAGCCCATCGGCTCGACCGGGATTTCAGCACCAAGTGGACCAAGCACGCGCTCGCCATGGAGGAAGCGACCGCCGAGCTGACCGCATCGTTCCTGCTCGCCGATCTCGGGATCGCGCACGAACCGCGACCCGATCACGCGGCCTACATCGCCTCCTGGCTGCAACTGCTCAAGGACGAGCCCCGGGCGATCTTCACCGCGGCGAGCAAGGCGCAGGCGGCGGCCGACTGGATGCACACCCGGCAGCCATGA
- a CDS encoding PLP-dependent cysteine synthase family protein encodes MLAASAIEIIGGTPLIALDRIYTGPGRIIAKAEFLLPGGSVKDRAAKAILLAAREDGRLKPGMPVVEMTSGNMGAGLAVACAALGHPLVVTMSAGNSPARAKMLEGLGAEVVLIAQVDGSPGQVTGSDVNAAAQAACAIARARDGFYVDQFNAAEGIAAHETTTGPEILAQFGGPVDGWVAAVGTGCTFVGVAKALKRANPGTVCAAVEPLNARPLAGEPVLDARHKLQGIGYGTVPPHWDPSLMDMSVGISDDEAEEWRRTLAHREGLYVGYSAAANVCAAAKLLASGRLTADAVVATVLCDTGLKY; translated from the coding sequence ATGCTCGCCGCGTCGGCCATTGAGATAATCGGCGGCACGCCTTTGATCGCACTGGATCGCATCTACACGGGTCCTGGTCGCATCATCGCCAAGGCCGAGTTCCTGCTGCCCGGGGGAAGTGTGAAGGACCGTGCCGCCAAGGCGATCCTGCTTGCCGCAAGAGAGGATGGCCGGCTGAAGCCGGGAATGCCGGTCGTGGAAATGACGAGCGGAAACATGGGCGCCGGACTGGCGGTGGCATGCGCCGCGCTCGGCCATCCCCTCGTCGTCACGATGTCGGCAGGCAACAGTCCGGCGCGAGCGAAGATGCTCGAAGGACTCGGCGCCGAAGTGGTGCTCATCGCCCAGGTGGATGGAAGCCCGGGCCAGGTGACGGGTTCCGATGTCAATGCTGCCGCACAGGCGGCTTGCGCGATCGCCCGGGCGCGTGACGGTTTCTACGTCGATCAGTTCAACGCTGCAGAGGGGATCGCAGCGCACGAGACCACGACAGGCCCGGAGATCCTGGCGCAGTTCGGTGGCCCGGTCGACGGATGGGTTGCAGCGGTCGGCACGGGCTGCACCTTCGTGGGCGTTGCAAAGGCGTTGAAGCGCGCCAATCCCGGTACGGTCTGCGCCGCTGTCGAACCGCTGAACGCGCGGCCGCTGGCCGGAGAACCGGTGCTCGACGCCCGGCATAAACTCCAGGGCATCGGTTATGGCACGGTTCCGCCGCACTGGGATCCGTCGCTGATGGATATGAGTGTCGGCATCAGCGATGATGAAGCTGAAGAGTGGCGGCGTACTCTGGCCCATCGCGAGGGCCTGTACGTCGGCTATTCTGCCGCTGCGAACGTCTGCGCCGCGGCAAAGCTGCTGGCATCGGGGCGGTTGACGGCTGATGCCGTCGTGGCAACGGTGCTTTGTGATACCGGCCTGAAATACTGA